From a single uncultured Methanobrevibacter sp. genomic region:
- the ribC gene encoding riboflavin synthase: MRIGICDTTFARFDMASAAIDELKNNAYDLKIIRETVPGVKDLPVTAKILIEEENCDIVMALGMPGPMEKDKMCAHEASTGLINAQLMTNTHILEVFVHEDEEEDPVELAKLAENRAREHAQNLIKMMYHRKAMRKEAGMGMREGKEDAGPL; encoded by the coding sequence CATTCGCTCGTTTTGATATGGCTTCAGCAGCCATCGATGAGCTTAAAAACAACGCTTATGATTTAAAGATAATTCGTGAAACAGTTCCGGGCGTTAAGGATTTGCCTGTAACTGCAAAAATTCTCATTGAAGAAGAAAACTGTGACATTGTAATGGCACTGGGAATGCCTGGACCTATGGAAAAGGATAAGATGTGTGCTCATGAAGCATCAACAGGTCTAATCAATGCTCAGCTTATGACAAACACCCACATTCTGGAAGTATTTGTACATGAAGATGAAGAGGAAGATCCTGTTGAACTTGCAAAACTTGCAGAAAACAGGGCACGTGAACATGCACAGAACTTAATAAAAATGATGTATCACAGAAAAGCAATGAGAAAAGAAGCTGGAATGGGAATGCGTGAAGGAAAAGAA